The following proteins are co-located in the Purpureocillium takamizusanense chromosome 10, complete sequence genome:
- the OYE32_2 gene encoding 12-oxophytodienoate reductase (EggNog:ENOG503NUUE~COG:C) yields the protein MAAYLTQRISHPHHGIPVSRAETPLPEKSAKCAAPIPNVAAKGVPFFTPEQDPVAGTATVPQPSGKPVPKLFSPLKIRGVTLPNRIWVSPMCQYSAHEGFHTPWHITHYGGMVQRGPGLMMVEATAVQANGRITPEDSGIWLDAHVDTLKKHVDFAHSQNALIAIQLAHAGRKASTVAPWLSFGATATAEVGGWPDDVVGPSDEAFDTHFPTPRTMTLAEIAQLKRDFVSGARRAVRAGFDVVELHFAHGYLVSSFLSPAVNNKRTDRYGGGSFEDRTRLALELVDEVRAVLPRDMPLFVRISATDWLDTNPAWRGGASWTVDESVRLARLLAERGVDVLDVSTGGNHAQQKVQGGPGYQAPFAKKIKAAVGDKMLVSCVGSIKTGDVAQRIIEGGQAPDDTPLDLIAAGRMFQKNPSLVWSWADDLDVSIHVAHQIGWGFGGRAAAKKTLNSLP from the exons atggccgcctaCCTCACGCAGCGCATCTCGCACCCTCACCACGGGATCCCCGTCTCGcgcgccgagacgccgctgcccgaAAAGTCGGCCAAGTGCGCGGCGCCCATCCCCAACGTCGCGGCCAAGGGCGTGCCCTTCTTCACGCCCGAGCAGGACCCCGTGGCGGGCACCGCCACCGTGCCGCAGCCGTCGGGCAAGCCCGTGCCCAAGCTCTTCTCGCCCCTCAAGATCCGCGGCGTCACGCTGCCGAACCGCATCTGGGTCAGCCCCATGTGCCAGTACAGCGCGCACGAGGGCTTCCACACGCCGTGGCACATTACGCACTACGGCGGCATGGTGCAGCGGGGG CCCGGCCTCATGATGGTcgaggccacggccgtgCAGGCCAACGGGCGCATCACGCCCGAGGACTCGGGCATCTGGCTGGACGCGCACGTCGACACGCTCAAGAAGCACGTCGACTTTGCGCACAGCCAAAACGCGCTCATCGCGATCCAGCTCGCGCACGCCGGGCGCAAGGCGTCGACGGTCGCCCCCTGGCTCAGCTTTggggccacggcgacggccgaggtgggcggctggcccgacgacgtcgtgggcCCGAGCGACGAGGCCTTTGACACGCACTTCCCGACGCCGCGGACCATGACGCTCGCCGAGATCGCCCAGCTCAAGCGCGACTTCGTgtcgggcgcgcgccgcgccgtccgcgccggcttcgacgtcgtcgagctgcactTTGCCCACGGGTATCTCGTGTCCAGCTtcctctcgcccgccgtcaacAACAAGCGGACGGACcggtacggcggcggcagcttcgaGGACCGCACGCgcctggccctcgagctcgtcgacgaggtgcgcgcCGTCCTCCCCCGCGACATGCCGCTATTCGTGCGCATCAGCGCCACCGACTGGCTCGACACCAACCcggcgtggcgcggcggcgcgagctggaccgtcgacgagagcgtccggctcgcccgcctgctggccgagcgcggcgtcgacgtgctcgacgtgTCCACCGGCGGCAACCACGCGCAGCAAAAGGTCCAGGGCGGGCCGGGCTACCAGGCGCCCTTTGCAAAGaagatcaaggccgccgtgggcgacaAGATGCTCGTCAGCTGCGTCGGCAGCATCAAgacgggcgacgtcgcccagcgcatcatcgagggcggccaggccCCCGACGACACGCCTctcgacctcatcgccgcgggccgcaTGTTCCAGAAGAACCCGAGCCTGGTCTGGTCGTgggccgacgacctcgacgtgTCGATTCACGTCGCGCACCAGATCGGATGGGGGTTtggcggcagggcggcggccaagaagacgctAAACTCGCTGCCGTGA
- a CDS encoding uncharacterized protein (COG:E~EggNog:ENOG503NWKV~MEROPS:MER0026469) — protein MGSLGRTNISTLRVDTAQLAESLHESCQYGAAHRYGKLPTETGMARLSLDDSDKEVRDWFMRTAATLGCKTFFDQMGNLFAIRAGKKENVPPIMMGSHLDTQPTGGRYDGILGVLAGLQVLKVLNENNVETEGPVGVVNWTNEEGARFPKMAVASGVWAGAVPIETAWDLREVTPHEGKAKSMKEELERLGYKGERPASFDDNPFAAHFELHIEQGPILEDEELKIGVVEGVQAFKWFDIKVRGRDSHAGTTPLYARKDTVLSAARMLVAANTIAKKHNGLSTTGIFKTDPGTVNTMAHTTNFTLDLRHVRDDVLDAMVKECEAEFGRIAHEDSEQGCEVEWSLLVDSPAVRFNDECIAAVEQSASDVCSTLLPGASSSSLSSKKKLWRPMISGAGHDSCYTNLRCPTSMIFTPTRQGISHNPTEYCSAEDCALGASVLLGAVLRYDKLRLDRGDFE, from the exons ATGGGATCCCTTGGCCGAACCAACATTTCGACGCTTCGTGTCGACACGGCTCAGCTTGCCGAGTCATTGCACGAAAGCTGCCAATATGGCGCCGCTCATCGATATGGCAA GCTTCCCACCGAAACGGGCATGGCTAGGCTGAGTCTCGACGACTCGGACAAGGAGGTGCGCGACTGGTTCATGAGAACAGCCGCGACGTTGGGCTGCAAGACCTTTTTCGATCAAATGGGCAACCTGTTCGCCATTCGAGCGGGCAAGAAGGAAAACGTGCCCCCAATCATGATGGGCTCGCACCTGGACACGCAACCCACGGGCGGGCGCTACGATGGCATTCTCGGCGTTCTCGCCGGGCTGCAGGTCCTCAAAGTTCTCAACGAGAACAATGTCGAGACTGAGGGGCCAGTTGGCGTCGTCAATTGGACCAA TGAAGAGGGCGCGCGGTTCCCCAAAATGGCCGTGGCGTCGGGTGTTTGGGCTGGCGCGGTGCCAATCGAGACTGCTTGGGATCTTCGAGAGGTGACACCTCATGAGGGCAAGGCCAAGTCGATGAAGGAAGAGCTGGAGAGGTTAGGCTACAAGGGCGAGCGCCCGGCCTCGTTCGACGACAACCCGTTTGCCGCCCACTTTGAACTTCACATTGAGCAGGGTCCCATCCTCGAAGACGAAGAGCTCAAGATTGGTGTTGTTGAag GCGTGCAAGCCTTCAAGTGGTTCGACATCAAGGTCCGAGGAAGGGACAGCCACGCGGGCACCACGCCGCTGTACGCGCGCAAAGACACGGTGCTCTCCGCCGCGAGGATGCTGGTCGCGGCCAACACCATCGCGAAGAAGCACAACGGGCTGAGCACGACGGGCATCTTCAAGACGGACCCGGGGACCGTCAACACCATGGCCCACACGACCAACTTCACGCTGGACCTGCGCCacgtgcgcgacgacgtcctcgacgccatggtcAAGGAGTGCGAGGCCGAGTTCGGCCGCATCGCGCACGAGGACAGCGAGCAGGGCTGCGAGGTGGAGTGgtcgctgctcgtcgacagTCCCGCCGTGCGGTTCAACGACGAGTGCATCGCGGCGGTGGAGCAGAGCGCCAGCGACGTGTgctcgacgctgctgcccggcgcatcgtcgtcgtcgttgtcgtcgaagaagaagctgtGGAGGCCCATGATCAGCGGCGCGGGGCACGACAGCTGCTACACGAACCTGCGCTGTCCCACGAGCATGATCTTCACGCCGACGCGGCAGGGCATCAGCCACAACCCGACCGAGTACTGCTCCGCAGAAGACTG TGCACTCGGCGCCAGCGTGCTGCTCGGGGCAGTGTTGCGCTATGACAAGCTCCGACTTGATCGGGGCGACTTTGAATAA
- a CDS encoding uncharacterized protein (TransMembrane:11 (o40-57i111-129o141-164i171-191o203-225i272-298o310-330i337-358o364-385i397-419o431-450i)~EggNog:ENOG503NZJX~COG:G) yields the protein MAQLEKELVVDESGSAGPVSTSGEMNEIDVEAESRVLSKFDWLVMPQMSILVLFAYLDRTNIGNARVFGFEKSTGMTGTDFNNISTLFYIPYVIFETPWVLAVRRFGPGRVLAIALVCWSAVTIGTGFLHTYNQVIACRILLGAFEAGLFPALTFVISGIYPPVSQGKRVAVLYISIALSGALGGLIAYGIQSMGDRHGLEAWRWLFIIEGTISLVVGALCWVSLPTTPETAWFLNKEERATMATIRARNQRFGSSERLSWKKAGTALADPLVWIASVAMFFSSIAMFGFSTFLPTLLKGMNYTSLEANYLSIPVYVLASIATGVTTFISDRIGKRAICLIHSPILVMIGYAIVVGSANKAVGFFAMFMVAAGVYSYNTVMLTWVSNNIHPDDKRSVAIAVVISIANCAGAAASQIYPITDQPRYILGNSLSLGFESGALVGVAAIYFLFKYRMRQKEKLLSQGIESNGKEGDYSLDYKYLF from the exons ATGGCACAGTTGGAAaaggagctcgtcgtcgacgagtcgGGCTCTGCGGGCCCCGTCTCGACCTCTGGTGAGATGAACGAGATCgatgtcgaggccgagagccGCGTCCTGTCCAAGTTTGACTGGCTCGTCATGCCCCAAATGTCAATCCTGGTCCTGTTTGCATATCTGGATCGAACAAACATTG GAAATGCACGAGTGTTTGGCTTCGAGAAAAGCACCGGCATGACGGGCACAGACTTCAACAACATCTCCACACTCTTCTACATTCCGTACGTCATCTTCGAGACGCCGTGGGTCCTCGCCGTTCGGAGGTTCGGCCCCGgtcgcgtcctcgccatcgccctcgtctgTTGGAGCGCCGTCACGATTGGCACCGGCTTCTTGCACACATACAACCAAGTAATCGCGTGCCGCATCTTGCTCGGAGCCTTTGAGGCAGGGCTGTTTCCGGCTCTTACCTTTGTCATCTCCGGCATCTACCCCCCCGTATCGCAGGGCAAGCGCGTCGCTGTCTTGTACATCTCCATCGCGCTGTCGGGTGCCCTTGGTGGCCTCATCGCATACGGCATCCAGTCGATGGGAGACCGACACGGGTTAGAGGCCTGGCGATGGCTCTTCATCATCGAAGGAACCATCTCACTCGTTGTGGGAGCTCTTTGCTGGGTCAGTCTTCCGACCACGCCAGAGACAGCGTGGTTCCTCAACAAAGAGGAGCGTGCAACAATGGCCACCATCAGGGCTCGCAACCAACGCTTCGGGAGCTCTGAAAGGCTCTCCTGGAAAAAGGCTGGTACGGCCCTCGCGGATCCCCTGGTCTGGATTGCATCCGTTGCCATGTTCTTCTCTTCAATCGCCATGTTTGGCTTCAGCACATTCTTACCGACACTTCTCAAGGGCATGAA CTATACATCACTTGAGGCCAATTACCTTAGTATACCTGTGTATGTCCTGGCCTCCATTGCCACCGGCGTCACGACGTTTATATCGGACCGCATTGGCAAGCGCGCTATTTGTCTGATACACTCGCCAATCCTTGTCATGATTGGAtacgccatcgtcgtgggCAGCGCCAACAAGGCTGTTGGCTTCTTTGCCATGTTCATGGTGGCAGCTGGCGTGTACTCATACAACACAGTAATGCTGAC ATGGGTCTCAAACAACATTCACCCCGACGACAAACGATCTGTGGCTATCGCTGTTGTCATATCCATTGCCAActgcgccggtgccgccgcgtcgcagaTTTACCCCATCACCGACCAGCCTCGCTACATCCTGGGCAACTCACTGTCCTTGGGGTTCGAGTCGGGGGCACTTGTCGGTGTAGCGGCCATTTATTTCCTGTTCAAGTATCGCATGCGACAAAAGGAGAAGCTGCTGAGCCAAGGGATTGAGAGTAACGGCAAGGAGGGGGACTACAGTCTCGACTATAAGTATTTATTCTGA
- the ZCF27_2 gene encoding C6 zinc finger, variant 2 (COG:S~EggNog:ENOG503NWT4): MFQWPLLSVNGGHRFMPGNILAADHLQPPAQAGSPSTGVPLLDGEEITALLTRFLRLVHVMNPVLDCTTLMTYGRAVAELGPQWDAKTCLVLLAAALGAIARPFGPGAETPASLGDSMSQHEDTQARQKAESYYQYAKRRFGVLGRSLTACQCHFLSGTYLLHTLRPVEAWQSMFQASSLYTVYLKSRAAAQMVGDGHCHEDALVGDTHCTDEELRCCLEQRLFWSCIKAESELCAEVELPRSGLHSIDYPYQFPSPPTPKSVDGLNDSEPPSMPGSSTRTGTANSSPGGVGATQDFKELHEHSWFYYLSEISLLRLSSRVNHAFYVEPPASWARMNLLTMMTTAWDFEAQLRQWQAGLPAAICCFDVPDRAAAASSTTTTVTRLQLATWSRCASIKLRLYRPFLYRFALMHEQDWPLRDALRALAERAVRLSLDALFSVGLRHRHAGAWFKCRETAARALVIVCATRIGLVEEMGCAGRARDALDLCLAHLRYWEGEAGDVRLARRTLQDHVLTS; the protein is encoded by the exons ATGTTTCAGTGGCCGTTGCTGTCCGTCAACGGAGGTCATCGGTTTATGCCAGGCAACAtactcgccgccgaccaccTGCAGCCACCTGCCCAAGCCGGCAGCCCCAGCACCGGCGTGCCGTTGCTGGACGGGGAAGAAATCACGGCGCTGCTCACGAGGTTCTTGAGGCTTGTGCATGTCATGAACCCGGTACTGGATTGCACCACGCTCATGACGTATGGCcgggccgtcgcggagctgGGCCCGCAATGGGACGCAAAGACGTGCCTCGTG TtgcttgccgccgctctgGGTGCCATCGCCAGGCCGttcggccccggcgccgagacgccAGCGTCGCTCGGGGACTCGATGTCGCAGCACGAGGACACGCAGGCGCGGCAAAAGGCCGAGTCATACTACCAGTACGCCAAGCGGCGGTTCGGCGTCCTCGGACGGAGCCTGACGGCGTGCCAGTGCCACTTCCTGTCGGGCACGTACCTGCTGCACACGCTTCGTCCAGTCGAGGCCTGGCAGTCCATGTTCCAGGCATCGTCTCTCTACACGGTGTACCTCAAgagccgcgcggcggcgcagatggtcggcgacgggcactGCCATGAGGACGCGCTGGTGGGGGACACGCATTGTACTGACGAGGAGTTGAGGTGCtgcctcgagcagcggctGTTCTGGAGCTGCATCAAGGCGGAGAG CGAACTGTGTGCCGAAGTCGAGCTGCCCAGGTCCGGCCTGCACAGCATCGACTACCCCTACCAgttcccgtcgccgccgacgccaaagagcgtcgacggcctcaaCGACAGCGAACCCCCATCCATGCCGGGGTCCTCGACCAGGACCGGGACCGCCAACTCGAGTCCcgggggcgtgggcgcgacGCAAGACTTCAAGGAGCTGCACGAGCACTCTTGGTTCTACTACCTCTCCGAGATATCGCTCCTCCGGCTCTCCAGCCGCGTCAACCACGCCTTCTAcgtcgagccgcccgcgtcgtggGCCAGGATGAACCTGCTCACCATGATGACCACGGCCTGGGACTTTGAAGCCCAGCTCCGCCAGTGGCAAGCCGGTCTGCCGGCGGCGATTTGCTGCTTCGACGTccccgaccgcgccgccgccgcctcctccaccaccaccaccgtcacgaggctgcagctggcgacgtggtcgcgctgcgcgagcatCAAGCTGCGCCTCTACCGGCCATTCCTCTACCGCTTCGCCCTGATGCACGAGCAGGACTGGCCGCTGCGGGACGCGCTCCGGGCGCTGGCCGAGCGGGCGGTGCGGTTGAGCCTCGACGCGCTCTTCTCGGTCGGGCTGCGCCACCGGCACGCGGGCGCGTGGTTCAAGTGccgcgagacggcggcgcgggcgctcgtcatcgtctgcgcgacgaggatcGGCCTGGTGGAGGAGATGGGCtgcgccgggcgggcgagggacgCGTTGGACTTGTGCCTGGCGCATCTGCGGTACTGGGAGGGGGAGGCTGGGGATGTGCGCCTGGCTCGACGGACGCTGCAGGACCATGTGTTGACGAGTTGA
- the ZCF27_2 gene encoding C6 zinc finger (COG:S~EggNog:ENOG503NWT4) gives MSPAQQHPGAANGLPRPSKRRRTDHGRPRSVLPPSDTNGAQAVERDDEDASPAARPRRAPMACRVCRARKVKCSNERPTCAGCARLGCECVYPKLPRYAADESPEQSSLQVTQLLQEILKRLPWTTAPSGVDDQQATAPQPSLSRCAGIAEPITYDASGRSFSTQRCPSPVPGDSVVGVSPAFTSLDHMFQWPLLSVNGGHRFMPGNILAADHLQPPAQAGSPSTGVPLLDGEEITALLTRFLRLVHVMNPVLDCTTLMTYGRAVAELGPQWDAKTCLVLLAAALGAIARPFGPGAETPASLGDSMSQHEDTQARQKAESYYQYAKRRFGVLGRSLTACQCHFLSGTYLLHTLRPVEAWQSMFQASSLYTVYLKSRAAAQMVGDGHCHEDALVGDTHCTDEELRCCLEQRLFWSCIKAESELCAEVELPRSGLHSIDYPYQFPSPPTPKSVDGLNDSEPPSMPGSSTRTGTANSSPGGVGATQDFKELHEHSWFYYLSEISLLRLSSRVNHAFYVEPPASWARMNLLTMMTTAWDFEAQLRQWQAGLPAAICCFDVPDRAAAASSTTTTVTRLQLATWSRCASIKLRLYRPFLYRFALMHEQDWPLRDALRALAERAVRLSLDALFSVGLRHRHAGAWFKCRETAARALVIVCATRIGLVEEMGCAGRARDALDLCLAHLRYWEGEAGDVRLARRTLQDHVLTS, from the exons ATGTcccccgcgcagcagcaccccggcgccgccaacgggcTACCACGGCCCTCGAAGCGCCGCAGGACCGATCACGGGAGGCCGCGTAGcgtcttgccgcccagcGACACCAATGGGGCGCAAGCCGTTGAgcgcgatgacgaggatgcctctccggcggcacggccaaggcgcgcgcCCATGGCGTGTCGCGTGTGTCGAGCTCGCAAGGTCAAGTGCTCCAACGAGAGGCCGACGTGCGCCGGCTGCGCCCGACTGGGCTGCGAATGCGTGTATCCGAAGCTTCCAAGATACGCGGCGGACGAGTC TCCGGAGCAATCAAGTCTGCAAGTCACGCAGCTTCTGCAGGAGATTCTGAAGCGCCtgccatggacgacggcCCCGTCAGGCGTTGACGATCAACAG GCCACTGCACCTCAACCCTCACTGAGCCGATGCGCCGGCATAGCAGAGCCCATCACATACGACGCCTCCGGCAGGTCCTTCTCTACGCAAAGATGCCCCAGCCCCGTTCCGGGCGACTCCGTGGTAGGCGTGTCGCCGGCATTCACGAGCCTGGACCACATGTTTCAGTGGCCGTTGCTGTCCGTCAACGGAGGTCATCGGTTTATGCCAGGCAACAtactcgccgccgaccaccTGCAGCCACCTGCCCAAGCCGGCAGCCCCAGCACCGGCGTGCCGTTGCTGGACGGGGAAGAAATCACGGCGCTGCTCACGAGGTTCTTGAGGCTTGTGCATGTCATGAACCCGGTACTGGATTGCACCACGCTCATGACGTATGGCcgggccgtcgcggagctgGGCCCGCAATGGGACGCAAAGACGTGCCTCGTG TtgcttgccgccgctctgGGTGCCATCGCCAGGCCGttcggccccggcgccgagacgccAGCGTCGCTCGGGGACTCGATGTCGCAGCACGAGGACACGCAGGCGCGGCAAAAGGCCGAGTCATACTACCAGTACGCCAAGCGGCGGTTCGGCGTCCTCGGACGGAGCCTGACGGCGTGCCAGTGCCACTTCCTGTCGGGCACGTACCTGCTGCACACGCTTCGTCCAGTCGAGGCCTGGCAGTCCATGTTCCAGGCATCGTCTCTCTACACGGTGTACCTCAAgagccgcgcggcggcgcagatggtcggcgacgggcactGCCATGAGGACGCGCTGGTGGGGGACACGCATTGTACTGACGAGGAGTTGAGGTGCtgcctcgagcagcggctGTTCTGGAGCTGCATCAAGGCGGAGAG CGAACTGTGTGCCGAAGTCGAGCTGCCCAGGTCCGGCCTGCACAGCATCGACTACCCCTACCAgttcccgtcgccgccgacgccaaagagcgtcgacggcctcaaCGACAGCGAACCCCCATCCATGCCGGGGTCCTCGACCAGGACCGGGACCGCCAACTCGAGTCCcgggggcgtgggcgcgacGCAAGACTTCAAGGAGCTGCACGAGCACTCTTGGTTCTACTACCTCTCCGAGATATCGCTCCTCCGGCTCTCCAGCCGCGTCAACCACGCCTTCTAcgtcgagccgcccgcgtcgtggGCCAGGATGAACCTGCTCACCATGATGACCACGGCCTGGGACTTTGAAGCCCAGCTCCGCCAGTGGCAAGCCGGTCTGCCGGCGGCGATTTGCTGCTTCGACGTccccgaccgcgccgccgccgcctcctccaccaccaccaccgtcacgaggctgcagctggcgacgtggtcgcgctgcgcgagcatCAAGCTGCGCCTCTACCGGCCATTCCTCTACCGCTTCGCCCTGATGCACGAGCAGGACTGGCCGCTGCGGGACGCGCTCCGGGCGCTGGCCGAGCGGGCGGTGCGGTTGAGCCTCGACGCGCTCTTCTCGGTCGGGCTGCGCCACCGGCACGCGGGCGCGTGGTTCAAGTGccgcgagacggcggcgcgggcgctcgtcatcgtctgcgcgacgaggatcGGCCTGGTGGAGGAGATGGGCtgcgccgggcgggcgagggacgCGTTGGACTTGTGCCTGGCGCATCTGCGGTACTGGGAGGGGGAGGCTGGGGATGTGCGCCTGGCTCGACGGACGCTGCAGGACCATGTGTTGACGAGTTGA